One genomic window of Candidatus Margulisiibacteriota bacterium includes the following:
- a CDS encoding replication-associated recombination protein A yields MDLFDANLKSYKEKNAPLPHRMAPRGLDEIVGQEPILGKGKLLRRLIETDKVSSVILYGPPGTGKTAIARVIASSTKGHFEWLNATVAKVEDIRRVSLESKERIKHYGTKTILFLDEIHRFNKLQQDALLPDVEEGNLILIGATTENPFFYVNSALVSRSNIFELKPLTADQLKEVVKYSLTDTERGLGKIKIKMETAALDHLAKLSDGDARRALTALELGVLSTPPGKDGLIHYTLAVAEESIQKKAVVYDKKGDQHYDTISAFIKSMRGSDPDAALYYMAKMIYAGEDPRFIARRIVICAAEDVGNADPLALVVANSAMQVAEFVGMPEARIPLAQAAVYIATAPKSNTSYLGIDAALKDVAENPTLEVPIHFKNAVYEEEKKRGKGQGYKYAHDYEGGHVKQEHLAEKKKYYEPKEIGFEKKIKARMEEIDH; encoded by the coding sequence ATGGACCTGTTTGACGCCAATCTCAAGAGCTACAAGGAAAAGAACGCGCCGCTCCCCCACCGGATGGCGCCGCGCGGCCTGGATGAGATCGTCGGCCAGGAGCCGATCCTCGGGAAAGGAAAACTCCTCCGCAGGTTGATCGAGACCGACAAGGTTTCTTCGGTCATCCTCTACGGCCCGCCGGGAACAGGCAAAACCGCGATCGCCAGGGTGATCGCCAGTTCAACCAAAGGACATTTTGAGTGGCTCAACGCCACCGTCGCCAAGGTCGAAGATATCCGCCGGGTCAGCCTGGAATCCAAGGAGAGGATCAAGCATTACGGGACCAAGACGATCCTTTTTCTCGATGAGATCCATCGTTTCAACAAGCTCCAGCAAGATGCCCTTCTCCCCGATGTCGAGGAAGGGAACCTCATCCTGATCGGAGCGACGACTGAAAACCCGTTTTTTTACGTCAATTCCGCCCTGGTCTCCCGCTCCAATATTTTTGAGCTCAAACCATTGACCGCCGATCAACTTAAAGAAGTCGTTAAATATTCCCTGACCGACACCGAACGTGGCCTGGGTAAGATCAAGATCAAAATGGAAACAGCCGCCCTTGATCATCTGGCAAAACTTTCTGACGGGGATGCCAGACGAGCCCTGACCGCCCTGGAGCTCGGCGTACTTTCCACCCCGCCGGGCAAAGACGGACTGATCCATTATACTCTCGCGGTCGCCGAGGAATCGATCCAAAAGAAAGCGGTTGTCTACGACAAAAAAGGGGACCAGCACTATGACACGATCTCCGCCTTTATCAAATCGATGCGGGGGAGCGACCCCGATGCCGCACTCTATTATATGGCTAAAATGATCTATGCCGGCGAAGATCCCCGATTTATCGCCAGGCGTATTGTCATTTGCGCCGCCGAGGATGTCGGCAACGCCGATCCGCTCGCTCTGGTCGTCGCCAACTCGGCCATGCAGGTCGCCGAGTTCGTCGGGATGCCGGAAGCCCGCATCCCCCTCGCGCAGGCGGCCGTCTACATCGCGACCGCCCCAAAGAGCAACACCTCATATCTTGGGATCGATGCCGCGCTCAAGGACGTGGCAGAAAACCCAACCCTGGAAGTCCCGATCCACTTTAAGAACGCGGTCTATGAGGAAGAAAAGAAAAGAGGGAAAGGCCAGGGGTATAAATATGCCCACGATTATGAAGGCGGGCACGTCAAACAGGAGCATCTTGCCGAAAAAAAGAAGTACTACGAACCGAAAGAGATCGGTTTTGAGAAAAAGATCAAAGCCAGGATGGAAGAAATTGATCATTAA
- a CDS encoding HAMP domain-containing histidine kinase — protein sequence MKIEVRRVNGQPSAWWKPRAADHWDKKLGAGNRLEVQLAQWSKYPLQALQALLPGEQPKLNAAVNRLERRIRGIEKTMIELSQMPDNFQLKVRKASRFYDRLMSGIFAFSILSAALDLTTSDRGNLERVVFNLSFLTIPAMSLGHIRKRARTNEMLALKAKEELVPLLAYRRIIQEWAGVSHDMKNILGAIYLASSGGKTVSFVNEAQIRERFAIIYDSAVELGKLIDTMKHLFRPVKLSEEPLPVLDLLSEAIYTFTHLKNIDERRLIVIINSNPDRPMARLDQLKFKQAVLNLLINAFDAIPVPFRGEIEVSAENVRLPQDLETSLGTIPSGDYVRVMVRDNGSGISEELLPKIFDFGETSKGEKGTGIGLTIVKTAVEGHKGFIDIATSQKPQKSGTSFFLYFPC from the coding sequence ATGAAGATCGAAGTTCGACGCGTTAACGGCCAACCAAGCGCCTGGTGGAAACCCCGGGCAGCCGATCACTGGGATAAAAAACTGGGGGCGGGAAACCGTCTGGAGGTTCAGCTCGCCCAGTGGAGCAAATATCCGCTTCAGGCGCTTCAAGCTCTTTTACCCGGCGAACAACCAAAACTTAACGCCGCGGTCAACCGGCTGGAAAGGCGGATCCGCGGGATCGAAAAAACGATGATCGAGCTTTCCCAGATGCCGGACAATTTCCAGCTAAAGGTCAGAAAGGCGAGTCGATTTTATGACCGTCTGATGTCCGGGATCTTCGCTTTTTCCATACTTTCTGCCGCTCTTGACCTGACCACCAGCGACCGCGGCAATCTGGAAAGGGTGGTTTTTAACCTTAGTTTTTTAACCATTCCGGCGATGAGCCTTGGGCATATCCGCAAACGGGCCAGGACAAATGAAATGCTGGCCCTGAAAGCCAAAGAAGAGCTGGTCCCCTTGCTGGCATACCGCCGGATCATTCAGGAATGGGCCGGGGTTTCGCATGACATGAAAAATATTTTGGGCGCGATCTATCTGGCTTCATCGGGCGGAAAAACAGTTTCTTTTGTTAATGAGGCGCAGATCCGGGAGCGATTTGCTATTATTTATGACTCGGCGGTTGAGCTGGGTAAATTAATTGACACAATGAAGCACCTTTTCCGGCCGGTCAAGCTTTCCGAAGAGCCACTGCCTGTGCTGGATCTATTATCTGAGGCGATCTACACTTTTACTCACTTGAAAAACATTGATGAGCGGAGGCTGATCGTGATCATTAATTCCAATCCTGATCGGCCAATGGCCCGGCTTGACCAGTTAAAGTTCAAACAGGCGGTCCTCAACCTGCTGATCAACGCTTTTGACGCGATCCCTGTGCCGTTCCGGGGGGAGATCGAGGTTTCGGCGGAGAACGTCAGGCTCCCGCAGGACCTAGAGACAAGCTTGGGGACGATCCCTTCCGGGGATTATGTCAGGGTGATGGTCCGGGATAACGGGTCTGGTATATCCGAAGAGCTTCTGCCGAAGATCTTTGATTTTGGGGAAACCTCAAAAGGAGAAAAGGGAACAGGGATCGGTTTGACGATCGTCAAAACAGCGGTTGAAGGACATAAAGGATTTATTGATATTGCAACTTCTCAAAAACCTCAAAAAAGCGGAACTAGTTTCTTCTTGTATTTCCCCTGTTGA
- a CDS encoding protease inhibitor I42 family protein: MKFSFGVLLIFSLVFFFIAYTFFSQPGSTIKLYEKDNGGEVHLNVNDNLIITLETNPTTGYNWEIKKTNPLILKQTAPPQFISKSKLVGAPGQIIFTFTAIAPGSADLVFDYRRPWDTETDETKGYKISLLVKQ, from the coding sequence ATGAAATTTAGTTTTGGCGTTCTTTTGATTTTTTCCCTTGTCTTCTTTTTTATTGCTTATACGTTTTTTTCTCAGCCCGGGTCAACAATTAAACTTTACGAAAAAGACAATGGAGGAGAAGTCCATCTTAACGTTAACGACAATTTAATTATTACACTTGAAACCAATCCAACAACAGGTTATAACTGGGAAATTAAAAAGACCAACCCTTTGATCCTGAAACAAACCGCTCCGCCGCAATTTATTTCAAAAAGCAAACTCGTCGGAGCCCCCGGACAGATCATATTTACGTTTACCGCGATCGCCCCTGGCAGCGCTGACCTGGTCTTTGACTATCGCCGCCCATGGGATACGGAAACCGATGAAACAAAAGGGTACAAGATCTCTTTGCTGGTCAAGCAATGA
- a CDS encoding DUF4342 domain-containing protein produces the protein MVDNMKEEFKVSGEQLLKKINELVKEGNIRQITIKGKDGNEIFSFPLTFGVIGAALAPVLAAVGAVAALVTECTISVERKEPK, from the coding sequence ATGGTTGACAACATGAAAGAAGAATTTAAAGTTTCCGGGGAGCAGTTGCTTAAAAAAATCAATGAACTGGTCAAAGAAGGGAATATCAGGCAGATCACCATTAAAGGAAAGGACGGAAACGAGATCTTCTCCTTCCCCCTGACTTTTGGCGTGATCGGCGCGGCCCTGGCCCCGGTGCTGGCGGCGGTCGGCGCGGTAGCCGCCCTGGTAACCGAGTGCACCATTTCGGTCGAAAGAAAAGAGCCTAAATAA